In a single window of the Anaerotruncus rubiinfantis genome:
- a CDS encoding sulfite exporter TauE/SafE family protein: protein MLDLALPQMLLIVCPLVFFGGFVDSISGGGGLISLPAYLLTGIPPHIAFGCNKVSAGVGMLVSTVRFHQNGKIHLKSAAVSAVFALLGAGLGSSFNMLLDAVLLKKLIVGVLPVVSILVLFGGNRIRPSKLLKGYKLFLACAGIGFVTALYDGIIGPGAGTFMVFGYASIAGFDYVTASGNAKVTNLASNIASTFLYISAGRVLFALAIPAALCSIAGSWIGSGLAIQKGAKFIKGIMALVLAGIFVKLIWDLHLI from the coding sequence ATGTTAGATTTGGCTCTCCCACAGATGCTGCTTATCGTTTGCCCGTTGGTTTTTTTCGGTGGCTTTGTCGATAGTATTTCCGGTGGCGGCGGACTGATCAGCCTGCCGGCCTATCTGCTTACCGGGATTCCTCCGCACATCGCTTTCGGCTGCAATAAAGTTTCGGCAGGGGTGGGGATGCTGGTTTCCACCGTTCGCTTCCACCAAAATGGAAAGATCCATTTGAAAAGCGCCGCTGTTTCCGCGGTATTTGCGCTGTTGGGAGCGGGGCTGGGGTCGTCATTCAATATGCTGCTCGACGCCGTCCTGCTCAAAAAGCTGATCGTCGGTGTTCTGCCGGTGGTTTCGATCCTTGTATTGTTTGGCGGCAACCGCATCCGGCCGTCCAAGCTCCTGAAGGGATACAAACTCTTTTTAGCCTGTGCAGGGATTGGCTTTGTGACAGCTTTATATGATGGGATCATTGGGCCTGGGGCGGGGACCTTCATGGTTTTCGGTTACGCCTCAATCGCGGGATTCGACTATGTGACCGCGAGCGGAAACGCGAAGGTGACAAATCTGGCGTCGAATATTGCGAGCACCTTTCTTTATATATCCGCGGGCAGGGTATTGTTTGCACTCGCAATTCCAGCCGCGCTTTGCAGCATTGCGGGCAGCTGGATCGGCAGCGGCCTTGCGATCCAGAAAGGTGCAAAGTTCATCAAAGGGATCATGGCGCTGGTTTTGGCGGGTATTTTTGTGAAGCTCATTTGGGATCTGCATCTTATTTAG
- a CDS encoding pyridoxal phosphate-dependent aminotransferase produces the protein MKNFADRTVDVAFSPVRKVLEQAEQMQEKGERVIHLEIGEPDFHTPSHIVEATQKALTNGYTHYFPNRGYLPLRQAIKERLLQTGKVLYNPDSEIILTAGAAEGILDAILGLVDPGDEVIGFTPAFMNYKNATILAGAKFVEIALRQENNFQIDIEELKRAITPRTRMIVLNNPQNPCGTIHKAEILEELAELARQNDLLVLSDEIYDSILYDGASFCSVASLPGMKERTICINGFSKSFAMTGWRVGYLATDKALLPAVLKLHQYNTCCIPSFIQVALTETMNHTNSLCSTRNMVSQFEKRRALLLRGLGAIPDLSFVAPMGAFYMMINVEKTGLSGTVFAERLLREQAVAVVPGIGFGDAFGRYIRISFAASTDDILEGVKRIGAFAASLPEAESD, from the coding sequence ATGAAAAATTTTGCGGATCGTACAGTTGACGTTGCATTTTCACCTGTCCGAAAAGTACTTGAACAGGCTGAGCAGATGCAGGAAAAAGGGGAACGGGTCATTCATTTGGAGATCGGTGAACCGGATTTTCATACACCTTCGCATATCGTGGAGGCCACTCAAAAAGCGTTAACCAATGGATATACCCATTATTTCCCCAACCGAGGCTATTTGCCACTTCGCCAGGCAATAAAAGAGAGGCTCCTTCAGACGGGCAAAGTTCTATACAACCCTGACTCGGAAATCATTTTGACAGCGGGGGCCGCAGAAGGCATTCTGGATGCAATCTTGGGACTTGTGGATCCCGGGGATGAGGTTATTGGATTCACTCCTGCTTTCATGAACTATAAAAATGCAACCATTCTGGCGGGGGCGAAATTTGTGGAGATTGCACTCAGGCAGGAGAACAACTTCCAGATTGATATCGAAGAATTGAAACGGGCAATTACACCGCGGACACGGATGATCGTCCTGAATAATCCACAGAATCCATGCGGAACGATCCACAAAGCGGAAATCCTTGAAGAGCTTGCAGAGCTGGCGCGCCAAAATGATCTGTTGGTACTGTCCGATGAAATCTATGACAGTATCCTGTATGATGGGGCTAGCTTTTGTTCGGTCGCTTCGCTTCCGGGGATGAAGGAGCGTACCATTTGCATAAACGGGTTTTCAAAATCCTTTGCAATGACCGGCTGGAGGGTTGGCTATTTAGCGACGGACAAGGCGCTGCTGCCCGCTGTTTTAAAGCTGCATCAATATAATACCTGCTGTATCCCCAGCTTCATACAGGTGGCATTGACGGAGACAATGAACCATACGAATTCCTTGTGTTCCACGCGGAATATGGTCAGTCAGTTTGAAAAGCGGCGGGCACTTTTACTTCGTGGGCTCGGAGCGATCCCGGACCTGAGTTTCGTCGCACCCATGGGTGCTTTCTATATGATGATCAATGTGGAAAAAACTGGGCTGAGCGGAACCGTGTTTGCAGAGAGGCTTCTGCGGGAGCAGGCTGTCGCGGTTGTTCCTGGTATTGGATTCGGCGATGCGTTCGGCAGATATATTCGGATTTCTTTTGCAGCCTCCACGGATGATATCCTGGAAGGGGTAAAACGGATCGGAGCCTTTGCAGCAAGTCTGCCGGAGGCGGAAAGCGATTGA
- a CDS encoding TRAP transporter substrate-binding protein, with protein MKTQKTVLAFLLTLCMILTLAGCASPAQPAASNGSAAAPAESETYEWSFGMGGTEETLNYKGAEKFKELIEARSEGRVKVNLYANSSLGSTAEMMEGHINGTIALLTGVTSMLPPYVPGYALFDLPNAFPDIETMRAFLTSDFCDLLNEKYAESGGFVMLGFCDAGFRQLTANKPIHAVADMKGIKIRTQENKYHLAYWNALGANAIAMDWSELYTNLQQGVVDAEENPYMNFYDTKLYEVQKYIMESNHVGHIMTFSMSTSVYNSLPADIRKMVDDCMAESMEYIVGLSDASLQDYKKACMDEGVTIIPMEPEVLAQMQEMASPVYDMVRKDIGDEIVDEFLAAIDKVKK; from the coding sequence ATGAAAACGCAAAAAACCGTATTGGCATTCTTGTTAACGCTCTGTATGATTTTAACACTTGCGGGATGCGCATCTCCCGCACAACCGGCGGCATCCAACGGTTCCGCGGCGGCTCCGGCGGAATCGGAAACCTATGAGTGGTCTTTTGGAATGGGCGGCACTGAGGAGACACTGAACTACAAAGGCGCGGAAAAATTCAAAGAGCTGATAGAAGCACGCAGCGAGGGGCGTGTGAAGGTGAACCTCTACGCAAACTCTTCTCTGGGTTCCACGGCGGAAATGATGGAAGGGCATATCAATGGGACGATTGCCCTCCTGACCGGTGTAACGAGTATGCTGCCCCCGTATGTTCCCGGATATGCGCTTTTCGATTTGCCCAATGCGTTTCCAGATATTGAAACTATGCGGGCCTTTCTCACCAGCGATTTTTGTGATCTCCTGAATGAAAAATATGCTGAATCGGGCGGTTTTGTTATGTTGGGGTTCTGTGACGCCGGATTCCGTCAGCTTACCGCCAATAAACCGATCCATGCGGTTGCGGATATGAAGGGAATAAAGATCCGCACCCAGGAAAACAAATACCATCTCGCATACTGGAACGCGCTGGGCGCAAACGCGATTGCAATGGACTGGTCCGAGCTTTATACGAATCTTCAGCAGGGCGTTGTGGACGCGGAAGAAAACCCTTATATGAACTTTTATGATACAAAGCTCTACGAAGTCCAGAAATACATTATGGAATCCAACCATGTGGGTCACATCATGACCTTCAGCATGAGCACATCGGTATATAACAGCCTGCCCGCCGATATCCGGAAGATGGTTGACGACTGCATGGCGGAATCGATGGAATACATCGTCGGCCTGTCGGACGCTTCCCTCCAGGACTATAAGAAAGCCTGTATGGATGAAGGAGTAACGATCATCCCAATGGAGCCTGAAGTGCTTGCCCAGATGCAGGAAATGGCTTCTCCCGTGTACGATATGGTGCGCAAAGATATTGGCGATGAAATTGTAGACGAGTTTCTTGCTGCGATTGATAAAGTGAAAAAATAG
- a CDS encoding M20 metallopeptidase family protein, with product MKGTNETMKRMDALLRQDWEKYAEIRHHLHAHPEKSNQEKETAAYLTGWLRRAGIPCRTGLGGYGIIADIGTERNRPTVAIRADMDALALSEASGLPFASQTPGVMHACGHDVHMSALLTAGLILQQVKESLSCGVRLIFQPAEENGPVGGAVPMISDGALDGADIRAVFAAHAMPQIPEGAFAVVKGPALAANDNFYVTVTGKGGHAAMPHACVNPLLAASQLVLHFCALPAQEICAHHAAVISVGKYSGGIRRNIIPEKAELEGTMRTFDPKDREKLMQRMDEISCGIARSSQTDIRLVWQPSFPMGANEPYAAQYLRNAISRHLGKDLLMEEFPPFMGSDDFAYFLRERPGAILWVGTGIPGRPQELHSPELSISDNVLKNLCRAFLAVAIDFPDFIEGRGMDTLL from the coding sequence ATGAAAGGCACAAATGAAACGATGAAGCGGATGGATGCGCTCCTCAGACAGGATTGGGAGAAGTATGCTGAAATCCGGCATCATCTTCACGCCCATCCGGAAAAATCGAACCAGGAAAAGGAAACGGCGGCATATCTGACCGGCTGGTTGCGGCGGGCGGGAATTCCCTGCCGGACTGGATTGGGCGGGTACGGGATCATTGCGGATATTGGAACCGAACGGAACCGCCCAACAGTGGCAATTCGTGCGGATATGGACGCACTGGCCCTTTCGGAGGCCAGCGGGCTGCCATTTGCCTCCCAAACGCCGGGCGTCATGCATGCCTGCGGCCATGATGTACATATGTCGGCACTTTTGACGGCGGGGCTGATTCTCCAACAGGTGAAGGAATCGCTTTCCTGTGGTGTTCGGCTGATTTTTCAGCCCGCGGAGGAAAATGGTCCGGTCGGGGGGGCTGTCCCAATGATTTCGGACGGCGCCCTTGACGGAGCGGATATCCGCGCCGTATTTGCCGCACATGCCATGCCCCAAATCCCGGAGGGAGCTTTCGCAGTTGTCAAAGGCCCCGCATTGGCTGCGAATGACAATTTCTATGTTACGGTAACAGGGAAGGGCGGGCATGCGGCAATGCCGCATGCCTGTGTCAACCCACTCTTGGCAGCCTCTCAGCTTGTGCTGCATTTTTGCGCCTTGCCGGCGCAGGAAATATGCGCTCATCATGCCGCTGTGATTTCCGTGGGGAAATATAGCGGCGGAATTCGGCGCAACATCATTCCGGAAAAAGCCGAGCTGGAAGGTACCATGCGCACGTTTGATCCGAAAGACAGGGAAAAGCTTATGCAGCGGATGGATGAAATTTCCTGCGGGATAGCGAGAAGCAGCCAGACAGATATCCGACTGGTCTGGCAGCCGAGTTTTCCGATGGGGGCTAACGAACCGTATGCCGCGCAATATCTGAGAAACGCGATATCCCGTCACCTGGGGAAGGATCTGCTGATGGAAGAATTTCCACCCTTTATGGGATCGGACGATTTCGCTTACTTTTTACGCGAACGGCCGGGTGCCATTTTGTGGGTCGGAACCGGTATCCCGGGCAGGCCGCAGGAACTGCACAGCCCGGAGCTTTCCATATCGGATAATGTTCTAAAAAATCTGTGCCGCGCATTTTTAGCGGTTGCGATTGATTTCCCGGATTTTATAGAAGGAAGGGGCATGGACACGTTATTATGA
- a CDS encoding amidohydrolase family protein: MIDLLFKNGHLIDPASGIDRVCNLGIRDGKSLGAVTGVSAQAQNIIDASGYYIFPGLVDFHTHIYTGNNALALHPDLLLSSGVTCAVDAGSAGRSNFEDFYNGVVKPSMIRVYSYLNIRNEGMPIGENAKVCLPSRQDTRGLSLLMERYPDQIKGLKVYMGEETLGTLGLHLLEETIRIADALACPVVVHASNPPSTESSLCGLLRKGDVMCHCYHGKGRSILHADGKIEEGVLAARKRGVLFDCSNGFTNYNHSVARQAIQQGFFPDIISTDITSVVYNKEGYCRSLPQLMSKYLDYGMTLSEVVRCTTETPAKQLGIFGHYGTLAEGAAGDVTICKLVRAAPVYLDNCQQEMTGTQLLIPVMTVLNGKIVYRYGEF; this comes from the coding sequence ATGATCGATCTTTTATTCAAAAACGGGCATCTGATTGACCCCGCATCTGGAATTGATCGAGTCTGCAATTTGGGTATCCGGGATGGAAAATCCCTCGGTGCAGTGACCGGCGTTTCAGCGCAGGCACAAAACATCATCGATGCGTCCGGATATTATATCTTTCCGGGATTGGTGGATTTTCATACACATATTTATACCGGAAATAACGCGCTGGCGCTCCACCCGGATCTCTTGCTTTCAAGCGGAGTAACCTGTGCTGTGGACGCTGGATCGGCGGGAAGATCCAACTTTGAGGATTTTTATAATGGCGTTGTAAAACCCAGCATGATCCGCGTCTACTCCTATCTGAACATCCGAAACGAGGGTATGCCGATTGGAGAAAATGCAAAGGTCTGTTTGCCCAGCCGACAGGATACCCGTGGCCTGTCCCTGCTTATGGAACGCTATCCCGACCAGATTAAAGGGCTGAAAGTTTATATGGGCGAGGAGACGCTCGGAACCCTTGGCCTACATCTGCTGGAAGAAACCATCCGGATTGCAGATGCCCTTGCCTGCCCGGTGGTGGTTCATGCTTCAAATCCGCCGTCGACGGAAAGCTCGCTTTGCGGCCTGCTCCGAAAGGGGGATGTAATGTGTCACTGCTACCATGGAAAAGGACGTAGCATCCTGCATGCGGATGGAAAGATTGAGGAAGGTGTCTTAGCTGCACGGAAACGCGGCGTGCTTTTTGACTGCAGCAACGGATTTACGAATTATAACCATTCGGTTGCAAGGCAGGCGATTCAACAGGGATTTTTTCCGGATATCATCAGTACTGACATTACTTCGGTGGTATACAATAAAGAAGGATACTGCCGCAGTTTGCCACAGCTCATGAGCAAATATCTCGATTATGGAATGACGCTTTCCGAAGTGGTGCGCTGTACCACAGAAACCCCGGCAAAACAGCTGGGAATCTTTGGCCATTATGGAACGCTGGCAGAAGGAGCTGCGGGGGATGTTACAATTTGTAAGCTGGTTCGCGCGGCGCCGGTATATCTGGATAACTGCCAGCAGGAAATGACCGGCACACAGCTGCTCATTCCGGTGATGACGGTGTTGAATGGCAAAATCGTCTATCGCTATGGTGAATTTTGA
- a CDS encoding TRAP transporter large permease translates to MNAAVFFILFLVLLAIGTPMSFTFCGLALLPNLLNSNFQFDANSVLSATVGGLNSFILLGIPLFMLAGVLMAKGGISEKLFGFFAYFIGNKTAGFPATVIITCLFFGAISGSSAASVAAVGAMTIPFLVKLGYDKVFSTAVVTVAGGLGVIIPPSISYIIFSSVSNTSPASLFIAGILPGCLIAAGLICYAYYYCKRKGEDKQTIQMYYQEIRQKGLWKLFRESFFALLTPVIILGSIYGGIASPTEAAAISVIYAFAVSLFAYKSIRFQDIPALFVEGSKSFINLFFILGAATAFTRVVTLSGYATEISNFILSSYTGKVGILLLLNLIMLIFGAVMDNIPNIMLLTPVLLPVATGIGMDPIHFGIIMTANLAIGMVTPPVGVNLYVGSGMSNIPILKLAKATIPFLLTFVISLLAITFIPGISLWLVG, encoded by the coding sequence ATGAATGCAGCAGTATTTTTCATTCTGTTTCTGGTGCTTTTGGCAATTGGTACGCCGATGTCTTTTACTTTTTGTGGTCTGGCGCTGTTGCCGAATCTTCTGAATTCCAATTTCCAATTTGATGCAAATTCCGTATTGTCCGCTACAGTTGGCGGGCTCAACAGCTTTATCCTTTTAGGGATTCCACTCTTTATGCTTGCAGGTGTCCTCATGGCAAAGGGAGGGATCTCAGAAAAGCTTTTTGGATTTTTCGCTTATTTTATCGGAAATAAAACAGCGGGATTTCCTGCTACCGTAATCATTACCTGCCTGTTTTTCGGTGCGATTTCCGGTTCTTCGGCCGCCTCGGTTGCCGCGGTGGGAGCGATGACGATCCCGTTTCTTGTAAAGCTTGGCTATGATAAAGTCTTTTCCACCGCCGTTGTAACAGTGGCCGGCGGCCTAGGCGTGATCATCCCGCCCAGCATTTCCTATATCATTTTTTCTTCCGTTTCAAACACTTCTCCGGCCAGCCTGTTTATCGCAGGAATTCTGCCGGGCTGCCTGATCGCCGCAGGACTCATTTGCTATGCATATTATTACTGCAAGCGTAAAGGCGAAGATAAGCAAACGATACAGATGTATTATCAGGAAATCCGGCAAAAAGGCCTTTGGAAACTCTTCCGGGAAAGTTTTTTCGCCCTTTTGACGCCTGTAATTATCCTGGGAAGTATTTATGGTGGGATTGCATCTCCCACGGAAGCCGCGGCGATCTCGGTGATCTATGCCTTTGCAGTCAGCTTATTTGCCTATAAGTCCATCCGCTTTCAGGACATTCCGGCACTGTTTGTGGAGGGCAGCAAAAGTTTCATCAATCTATTTTTTATATTGGGCGCAGCCACAGCGTTTACCCGTGTGGTGACCCTTTCCGGCTACGCAACCGAAATCAGCAATTTCATCCTCAGCAGTTATACGGGAAAAGTCGGTATCCTGCTGTTGCTGAACCTGATTATGTTGATATTTGGCGCTGTAATGGACAATATCCCGAATATTATGCTGCTCACGCCGGTTCTGCTTCCGGTGGCCACAGGTATTGGCATGGACCCGATCCATTTTGGTATCATAATGACCGCAAATCTGGCGATCGGCATGGTTACCCCTCCGGTTGGCGTAAACCTGTATGTGGGCAGCGGGATGTCCAATATCCCAATCCTGAAGCTGGCCAAAGCTACCATCCCGTTCTTACTGACCTTCGTGATATCTTTGTTGGCAATCACTTTTATCCCAGGAATAAGCCTGTGGCTGGTGGGGTAA
- a CDS encoding TRAP transporter small permease, with protein MKVWKWLDEHLEETIVAGFLAGVALLMGIQVILRYVFLNGLSWSEVIARYFLVMMGFLSLGYSIRHRSSIRIDMLINILPKPFRRACGVVVWFITFFVLLILFHTAVTTTVFYEAHGRIIAGTNIPVYIIYIIGPVIGLGLGLFRLFQVTVLDFISWRKNRTGEDRPLNIPTNEKEGVLK; from the coding sequence ATGAAAGTATGGAAATGGTTAGATGAGCATTTAGAAGAGACAATCGTTGCGGGATTTCTGGCTGGCGTTGCGCTTCTAATGGGCATTCAGGTCATATTGCGTTATGTATTCCTGAATGGCCTTTCCTGGAGCGAAGTCATTGCCCGTTATTTTTTGGTGATGATGGGATTTTTGAGTCTTGGATATAGCATACGGCATCGTTCCTCCATCAGGATCGACATGCTGATCAATATTCTTCCCAAACCTTTCCGCAGAGCGTGCGGAGTGGTGGTTTGGTTTATCACATTTTTCGTTTTGCTGATTCTATTTCACACGGCGGTGACGACAACGGTTTTTTATGAAGCGCATGGCCGTATTATTGCCGGTACGAATATTCCGGTCTATATCATTTATATCATCGGGCCGGTCATTGGTCTCGGCCTTGGGCTTTTCCGTCTATTTCAAGTTACGGTTTTAGATTTTATCAGCTGGAGAAAAAACAGGACCGGCGAGGATCGCCCTCTAAATATTCCAACCAATGAGAAAGAAGGCGTTCTCAAATGA
- a CDS encoding oxidoreductase, with the protein MCDYPALFEPITLAGKMIRNRIVLSPMGTRANLLDGTLSDRCAIFLEERARGGAGLIITEQTAVREGQMRVPTMQANSDLLIPALSQLAASVHAYDSHILMQLGLHGGRAPSSVTGNRCIAPSAVASPLYKEIPEALTEEEIYALVDDWRFCAMRAKRAGFDGVEVHGCHGYLINQFLSPVTNCRRDAFGGSLINRLYFAKLIVFAVREACGADFIIGFKMPGFENFPGGIEPEDAVIIAKEMECYGVDYLHVSANSLVFSAPQDYPYTPYADVPSMYDEKGCLVPLAEMVKKAVSVPVIAVGGIVTPQDAEQVISNRQADMVAVGRPFLADPEWGEKPLSQEIARPCVGCLECHKHILAGTDLVCTVNPGLLREFYGRPSSEKSKPKSVVIVGAGPGGMEAAIQAADRGYKVTVYDSGEGLGGTLRLAAKPDFKERVRELLAYYKQEIEQRNIHLIWNTKVDEENVSTLLQCEQADSIILATGGIPVVPPFARDAKMEVLIAEDLIEKGVEGFLPEQVAIIGAGKVGLETAWLLSLAGKKVAVYDMLPMEKVLAADHPVMRAALLHRMNELGVRIYTEARLNRIMENTLHFNIAGEEAVHKAECVVLAIGYRPDHTLYRNLLKAGCCKKILLIGDAKAPRGMFDAIHEGYFAGRYRI; encoded by the coding sequence ATGTGCGATTATCCAGCTTTATTTGAACCGATTACCCTCGCGGGAAAAATGATACGGAACCGTATTGTCCTTTCCCCAATGGGAACCCGTGCCAATCTGTTAGACGGCACGCTTTCAGACCGGTGCGCAATCTTTCTGGAAGAGCGGGCAAGAGGCGGCGCCGGTCTCATCATAACAGAACAGACAGCTGTGCGCGAAGGGCAAATGCGAGTCCCCACGATGCAGGCCAACTCGGATCTGCTGATCCCCGCGCTTAGCCAGCTTGCCGCCAGTGTACACGCTTACGACAGCCATATTTTGATGCAGCTTGGACTGCATGGCGGGCGGGCTCCAAGCTCTGTTACAGGAAACCGCTGCATTGCCCCGTCTGCGGTTGCTTCCCCGCTTTACAAGGAAATACCGGAAGCTCTGACGGAGGAAGAAATTTATGCGCTTGTGGACGATTGGCGTTTTTGCGCCATGCGGGCGAAACGCGCGGGATTTGATGGCGTCGAGGTGCATGGCTGCCACGGCTACCTGATCAATCAGTTTCTTTCGCCTGTGACGAATTGCCGCAGGGACGCCTTTGGCGGCAGTTTAATCAACCGTCTTTATTTTGCGAAACTGATCGTATTCGCAGTCCGTGAGGCTTGCGGAGCAGATTTCATCATAGGCTTCAAAATGCCTGGTTTTGAAAATTTTCCGGGTGGGATCGAACCGGAGGACGCCGTAATCATTGCGAAGGAAATGGAATGTTACGGCGTGGACTATCTGCATGTATCTGCAAACTCACTCGTCTTTTCCGCGCCACAGGATTATCCGTATACCCCTTATGCGGACGTTCCCTCCATGTATGATGAAAAGGGCTGTCTTGTTCCATTGGCGGAAATGGTCAAAAAGGCGGTATCGGTTCCTGTTATCGCGGTGGGCGGGATTGTAACGCCCCAGGATGCAGAGCAAGTGATTTCAAACAGGCAAGCGGACATGGTAGCCGTGGGCAGACCATTCCTTGCGGATCCAGAATGGGGCGAGAAGCCGCTTTCGCAGGAGATTGCGCGTCCATGCGTCGGTTGTCTCGAATGTCATAAACATATTCTGGCCGGCACCGATCTGGTGTGTACCGTGAATCCCGGGCTGCTCCGGGAGTTTTACGGCCGTCCTTCCAGCGAAAAATCGAAGCCGAAATCGGTCGTGATTGTGGGCGCGGGCCCCGGTGGTATGGAGGCCGCGATCCAGGCGGCCGACCGGGGATATAAAGTGACGGTCTACGATTCCGGAGAAGGGCTCGGCGGTACGCTTCGGCTGGCTGCAAAACCAGATTTCAAGGAACGCGTCCGGGAACTGCTTGCTTATTATAAACAGGAGATAGAGCAGCGGAACATCCATCTGATCTGGAATACAAAGGTGGACGAAGAAAATGTATCAACACTGTTGCAGTGTGAGCAGGCGGACTCCATAATCCTTGCGACAGGGGGGATCCCGGTGGTTCCGCCTTTCGCGCGCGATGCAAAGATGGAAGTGCTGATTGCGGAAGACCTGATAGAAAAGGGTGTGGAAGGATTCCTTCCAGAGCAGGTCGCAATCATCGGAGCTGGGAAGGTGGGCCTTGAAACCGCCTGGTTGCTAAGCTTGGCGGGGAAAAAGGTGGCCGTTTACGATATGCTGCCCATGGAGAAAGTTTTGGCCGCCGATCATCCGGTTATGAGGGCCGCCTTGCTGCACAGGATGAATGAGCTGGGCGTAAGGATTTATACAGAGGCTCGTCTGAACCGCATCATGGAAAATACCCTGCATTTTAATATTGCCGGGGAAGAGGCGGTACACAAAGCGGAATGTGTGGTGCTGGCCATTGGCTATCGGCCGGATCACACGCTTTACCGAAATCTTTTAAAGGCGGGATGCTGCAAAAAAATCCTTTTGATTGGTGATGCAAAAGCGCCCAGAGGAATGTTTGACGCTATCCACGAAGGATATTTTGCGGGAAGATATCGAATTTAA
- a CDS encoding dihydrodipicolinate synthase family protein has product MTTDFIYGIIVPILTPIDEDERIREAKLREQVDFVIDGGVNGILAFGSNGEFYMVEEDEMYRGLQIILDQARGRVPVYMGIGAISTKKCIHIAEMAKCAGANGISVLQPMFIKPTEEELFEHFCAIASAVPDMPVLLYNNPGRTGYTISADLVERLISRMDNICGMKDSSGDMTQTLEFIRKTRSKNFKVFGGKDTLIYAALSHGAVGAVATTANFIPKQVCSVYQDFLEGRLQEALETQFRLAQIRLAMDQASFPVATKDLANLAGRSVGKPYTPNLPSQGEALEHLKQAMQSAFYSME; this is encoded by the coding sequence ATGACTACAGATTTTATTTATGGCATAATTGTGCCTATTCTGACTCCGATTGATGAAGATGAACGCATTAGGGAGGCGAAGCTCCGGGAACAGGTGGATTTTGTCATTGATGGAGGCGTAAATGGCATTCTGGCTTTTGGCAGCAATGGCGAATTTTATATGGTGGAAGAGGATGAGATGTACAGAGGCCTTCAAATCATATTGGATCAAGCGCGGGGCAGGGTTCCCGTCTATATGGGAATTGGGGCAATCAGTACCAAAAAATGTATCCATATTGCTGAAATGGCAAAATGCGCAGGTGCGAATGGAATTTCCGTATTGCAGCCGATGTTTATAAAGCCCACCGAAGAGGAGCTTTTCGAACATTTTTGTGCGATTGCATCAGCGGTTCCCGATATGCCTGTGCTTCTTTACAACAATCCGGGGAGGACAGGTTATACCATAAGCGCGGATCTGGTTGAACGGCTCATCTCGCGCATGGACAATATCTGTGGGATGAAGGATTCCTCTGGAGATATGACTCAGACTTTGGAATTCATCAGAAAAACCCGTTCAAAAAATTTTAAAGTATTTGGTGGGAAGGATACCCTGATTTATGCGGCATTGTCCCATGGCGCTGTGGGAGCAGTCGCCACAACTGCAAATTTTATTCCCAAACAGGTTTGTTCCGTTTATCAGGATTTTTTAGAGGGAAGGCTTCAGGAGGCTTTGGAAACACAGTTTCGTTTGGCGCAGATACGCCTGGCGATGGATCAGGCAAGTTTTCCTGTGGCCACAAAGGACTTGGCGAATCTCGCCGGACGATCGGTCGGAAAACCATATACGCCGAATCTGCCGTCCCAGGGGGAAGCATTGGAGCATTTGAAGCAAGCCATGCAAAGTGCATTCTATTCCATGGAATGA